A genome region from Stenotrophomonas maltophilia includes the following:
- the smeF gene encoding multidrug efflux RND transporter outer membrane subunit SmeF has product MKFSSLAVSLAAALALAGCSTLAPKNTAVAPAIPAQWPAEAAQGQVADVAAVGWRDFFTDPRLQQVIEQSLQNNRDLRVAVLNVERARGQYRVQRADRVPGVAVTGQMERRGTDAGVTEQFTAGVGVAEFELDLFGRVRNLSEAALQQYFAVAANRRNAQLSLVAETATAWLTYGADAQRLKIAEATLKTYEDSLRLAEARHERGGSSALELTQTRTLVETARTDAARLRGQLAQDRNALALLAGGQLDPALLPDSIEPQLLALAPPPADLPSDVLLQRPDIMAAEHQLLAANANIGAARAAFFPSISLTGSIGSGSNELSNLFDSGTRVWSFLPKITLPIFQGGKLRANLSIANADRDIALAQYEKSIQVGFRETADALALNVSLDEQVSAQQRLVEAAEQANRLSQARYDAGLDSFVTLLDARRTAYTAQQTRLQAELAQQSNRITLYKVLGGGWHERS; this is encoded by the coding sequence ATGAAATTCTCTTCTCTTGCTGTATCCCTGGCCGCCGCGCTTGCGCTGGCCGGTTGCTCCACCCTGGCGCCTAAAAACACCGCCGTTGCACCTGCCATCCCAGCGCAGTGGCCGGCCGAAGCTGCACAGGGCCAGGTGGCCGATGTCGCCGCCGTCGGCTGGCGGGACTTCTTCACCGATCCACGCCTGCAGCAGGTTATCGAGCAGTCGCTGCAGAACAACCGCGACCTGCGCGTGGCCGTGCTCAATGTTGAACGCGCGCGCGGCCAGTACCGCGTGCAGCGCGCCGATCGCGTGCCCGGCGTGGCCGTCACCGGCCAGATGGAGCGTCGCGGTACCGATGCCGGCGTCACGGAGCAGTTCACTGCCGGCGTCGGCGTGGCCGAGTTCGAGCTGGACCTGTTCGGCCGCGTGCGCAACCTCAGCGAAGCGGCACTGCAACAGTACTTCGCCGTGGCCGCCAACCGCCGCAACGCGCAGCTGAGCCTGGTGGCCGAGACCGCCACCGCGTGGCTGACCTACGGGGCCGACGCGCAGCGGCTGAAGATCGCCGAAGCGACGCTGAAGACCTACGAGGATTCGCTGCGTCTGGCCGAAGCCCGCCATGAACGTGGCGGTAGTTCGGCGCTGGAACTGACCCAGACCCGTACGCTGGTGGAAACCGCGCGCACGGATGCCGCACGTCTGCGCGGCCAGCTGGCCCAGGACCGCAACGCGCTGGCGCTGCTGGCCGGAGGCCAGCTGGATCCGGCGCTGCTGCCGGACAGCATCGAACCGCAGCTGCTGGCGTTGGCCCCGCCGCCGGCCGACCTGCCCAGCGACGTGCTGCTGCAGCGCCCGGACATCATGGCTGCAGAACACCAGCTGCTGGCCGCCAACGCCAACATCGGTGCGGCACGTGCAGCGTTCTTCCCGAGCATCTCGCTGACCGGCAGCATCGGCAGTGGCTCGAATGAACTGTCCAACCTGTTCGACAGCGGCACCCGCGTGTGGAGCTTCCTGCCGAAGATCACCCTGCCGATCTTCCAGGGTGGCAAGCTGCGCGCGAACCTTTCCATCGCCAATGCGGATCGCGATATCGCGCTGGCGCAGTACGAGAAGTCGATCCAGGTGGGTTTCCGCGAAACCGCGGACGCACTCGCGCTGAATGTCAGCCTGGATGAGCAGGTGAGCGCGCAGCAGCGCCTGGTGGAAGCCGCCGAACAGGCCAATCGCCTGTCGCAGGCACGCTACGACGCCGGCCTGGACAGCTTCGTCACCCTGCTCGATGCACGGCGCACCGCCTATACCGCGCAGCAGACCCGCCTGCAGGCCGAACTGGCCCAGCAGTCCAACCGCATCACCCTGTACAAGGTACTGGGCGGCGGCTGGCACGAGCGCAGCTGA
- the smeD gene encoding multidrug efflux RND transporter periplasmic adaptor subunit SmeD, whose protein sequence is MFVSSILLVACQPSAMGHDPGPMAVQMVTLKPETVGLTRELPGRTNAFLVAEVRPQVNGIVAKRLFTEGGMVKAGEPLYQIEDASYRAQANSARAQLARAEATANAARLSAKRITELAKVDAVSQQDLENAVAAQKQAEADVGAAKASLDAANVTLGYARIVAPISGRIGKSSVTQGALVSAGQANALATVQQLDPIYVDLTQSSAELLQLRRELAAGRLQDNQSLPVSILMEDGSTFEHKGTLEFSEVSVDPATGSFGLRVKVDNPDGLLMPGTYVRAVIGGGVRSDAVLVPMQGIARDPKGDTTAMVVGKDNKVEVRPVKVSRTVGDKWLVEDGLKAGDKVIVEGLQKIGPGMPVKATEKGAAPAKPAAAAQPAAPAGGAK, encoded by the coding sequence ATTTTCGTCAGCAGCATCCTGCTGGTTGCCTGCCAGCCTTCCGCGATGGGCCACGATCCCGGACCGATGGCAGTGCAGATGGTCACGCTGAAGCCCGAGACCGTGGGCCTGACCCGCGAACTGCCGGGCCGTACCAATGCCTTCCTGGTCGCCGAAGTGCGCCCGCAGGTGAACGGCATCGTCGCCAAGCGCCTGTTCACCGAGGGCGGCATGGTCAAGGCCGGCGAGCCGCTGTACCAGATCGAGGACGCCAGCTACCGCGCCCAGGCCAACAGCGCCCGCGCCCAGCTGGCCCGTGCCGAAGCCACCGCCAACGCTGCCCGCCTCAGCGCCAAGCGCATCACCGAGCTGGCCAAGGTCGACGCGGTCAGCCAGCAGGATCTGGAAAACGCCGTGGCTGCGCAGAAGCAGGCCGAGGCTGATGTCGGTGCCGCCAAGGCGTCGCTGGATGCGGCCAACGTCACCCTGGGCTATGCCCGCATCGTCGCGCCGATCAGCGGTCGCATCGGCAAGTCCAGCGTCACCCAGGGTGCGCTGGTCAGCGCCGGCCAGGCCAATGCACTGGCCACCGTGCAGCAGCTGGACCCGATCTACGTCGACCTGACCCAGTCCTCGGCCGAGCTGCTGCAGCTGCGCCGCGAACTGGCCGCCGGCCGCCTGCAGGACAATCAGTCGCTGCCGGTCAGCATCCTGATGGAAGACGGCAGCACCTTCGAGCACAAGGGCACGCTGGAGTTCTCCGAAGTCAGCGTCGATCCGGCTACCGGCAGCTTCGGCCTGCGCGTGAAGGTGGACAACCCGGACGGCCTGCTGATGCCGGGCACCTATGTGCGCGCAGTGATCGGCGGCGGCGTGCGCAGCGATGCAGTGCTGGTGCCGATGCAGGGCATCGCCCGCGATCCGAAGGGCGACACCACCGCGATGGTGGTCGGCAAGGACAACAAGGTTGAGGTGCGCCCGGTCAAGGTCAGCCGCACGGTCGGTGACAAGTGGCTGGTCGAGGACGGTCTGAAGGCCGGCGACAAGGTCATCGTCGAAGGCCTGCAGAAGATCGGCCCCGGCATGCCGGTCAAAGCCACCGAGAAGGGCGCTGCGCCGGCCAAGCCGGCGGCGGCCGCCCAGCCTGCGGCCCCGGCCGGCGGCGCGAAGTAA